Proteins encoded by one window of Superficieibacter sp. HKU1:
- a CDS encoding DEAD/DEAH family ATP-dependent RNA helicase translates to MAEFETTFADLGLKAPILEALNDLGYEKPSPIQAECIPHLLGGRDVLGMAQTGSGKTAAFSLPLLNNLDSDLKAPQILVLAPTRELAVQVAEAMTDFSKHMHGVNVVALYGGQRYDVQLRALRQGPQIVVGTPGRLLDHLKRGTLNLSNLSGLVLDEADEMLRMGFIEDVETIMAQIPADHQTALFSATMPEAIRRITRRFMNEPQEVRIQSSVTTRPDISQSYWTVYGMRKNEALVRFLEAEDFDAAIIFVRTKNATLEVAEALERSGYNSAALNGDMNQALREQTLERLKDGRLDILIATDVAARGLDVERISLVVNYDIPMDSESYVHRIGRTGRAGRAGRALLFVENRERRLLRNIERTMKLTIPEVELPNAELLGKRRLEKFAAKVQQQLESSDLDLYRGLLAKIQPTAEGEELDIETLAAALLKMAQGERSLIVPPDAPMRPRREFRDRDDRAPRGDRNDRGPRGDRPERGGEDRPRRERRDVGDMQLYRIEVGRDDGVEVRHIVGAIANEGDISSRYIGNIKLFASHSTIELPKGMPGEVLQHFTRTRILNKPMNMQLLGDAQPHTGGERRGGGRGFGGERREGGRSFGGERREGGARPEGRRFSGERREGQGRAPRRDDSAPRRDDSSSRRRFGGDA, encoded by the coding sequence ATGGCTGAATTCGAAACCACTTTTGCAGATCTGGGCCTGAAGGCTCCTATCCTTGAAGCCCTTAACGATCTGGGTTACGAAAAACCATCTCCGATCCAGGCAGAGTGTATTCCTCACCTGCTGGGCGGCCGTGACGTTCTGGGTATGGCCCAGACCGGTAGCGGTAAAACCGCAGCGTTCTCTTTACCGCTGCTCAACAATCTTGATTCCGATCTGAAAGCACCTCAGATTCTGGTGCTGGCACCGACCCGCGAACTGGCGGTTCAGGTTGCTGAAGCAATGACGGATTTCTCTAAACACATGCACGGCGTGAACGTGGTAGCCCTTTACGGCGGCCAGCGTTATGACGTGCAGCTGCGCGCCCTGCGTCAGGGGCCACAGATCGTCGTCGGTACGCCGGGTCGTCTGCTGGACCACCTGAAACGCGGTACGCTGAACCTGTCCAACCTGAGTGGACTGGTACTGGACGAAGCTGATGAAATGCTGCGTATGGGCTTCATCGAAGACGTTGAAACCATCATGGCGCAGATCCCGGCTGACCATCAGACCGCGCTGTTCTCCGCGACCATGCCGGAAGCGATTCGTCGCATTACCCGCCGCTTTATGAACGAGCCGCAGGAAGTGCGCATTCAGTCCAGCGTCACAACTCGCCCGGACATCAGCCAGAGCTACTGGACGGTGTACGGCATGCGTAAAAACGAAGCGCTGGTACGTTTCCTGGAAGCGGAAGATTTTGATGCGGCGATTATCTTCGTTCGTACCAAAAACGCGACCCTGGAAGTGGCTGAAGCGCTGGAGCGTAGCGGCTATAACAGCGCCGCGCTGAACGGTGACATGAACCAGGCGCTGCGTGAGCAGACGCTGGAGCGTCTGAAAGACGGTCGTCTGGATATCCTGATTGCTACCGACGTTGCGGCCCGTGGCCTGGACGTTGAGCGTATCAGCCTGGTCGTTAACTACGACATCCCGATGGACTCCGAGTCTTACGTTCACCGTATCGGCCGTACCGGTCGTGCGGGTCGTGCTGGCCGCGCGCTGCTGTTCGTTGAGAACCGCGAGCGTCGTCTGCTGCGCAACATTGAACGCACGATGAAGCTGACCATTCCGGAAGTGGAACTGCCGAACGCAGAACTGCTGGGCAAACGCCGTCTGGAAAAATTCGCCGCAAAAGTTCAGCAGCAGCTGGAAAGCAGCGATCTGGATCTGTACCGTGGCCTGCTGGCGAAAATCCAGCCGACTGCAGAAGGCGAAGAGCTGGACATCGAAACGCTGGCGGCTGCGCTGCTGAAGATGGCGCAGGGCGAACGTTCTCTGATCGTACCGCCGGATGCACCGATGCGTCCGCGTCGTGAATTCCGTGACCGTGACGACCGTGCCCCACGTGGCGATCGTAACGACCGTGGTCCGCGTGGCGACCGTCCGGAGCGCGGTGGTGAAGACCGTCCGCGTCGCGAACGTCGTGACGTTGGCGATATGCAGCTTTACCGCATTGAAGTGGGCCGTGATGATGGCGTTGAAGTTCGTCATATCGTTGGCGCAATTGCTAACGAAGGCGATATCAGCAGCCGTTATATCGGTAACATCAAGCTGTTTGCATCTCACTCCACCATCGAACTGCCGAAAGGCATGCCGGGTGAAGTGCTGCAACACTTTACGCGTACCCGCATCCTGAACAAGCCGATGAACATGCAGCTGCTGGGCGATGCTCAGCCGCATACCGGTGGCGAACGTCGTGGCGGTGGCCGTGGTTTTGGCGGCGAGCGTCGTGAAGGTGGCCGTAGCTTCGGTGGCGAGCGTCGCGAAGGCGGTGCCCGTCCGGAAGGCCGTCGTTTTAGCGGCGAGCGTCGTGAAGGTCAGGGTCGCGCGCCGCGCCGTGATGATTCAGCCCCGCGTCGTGATGACTCTTCCAGCCGTCGTCGTTTCGGTGGCGATGCGTAA
- the mtr gene encoding tryptophan permease: MATLTTTQTSPSLLSGVVIIGGTIIGAGMFSLPVVMSGAWFFWSLAALVFTWFCMLHSGLMILEANLNYRIGSSFDTITKDLLGRGWNVVNGVSIAFVLYILTYAYISASGSILHHTFAEMSLNVPARAAGFAFALLVAFVVWLSTKAVSRMTAIVLGAKVITFFLTFGSLLGHVTPTTLFNVTESHASYTPYLLMTLPFCLASFGYHGNVPSLMKYYGKDPRTIAKCLIYGTLLALALYAVWLLGTMGNIPRAEFIGIAQKGGNIDVLVQSLSGVLNSRSLDLLLVIFSNFAVASSFLGVTLGLFDYLADLFGFDDSASGRFKTALLTFIPPVIGGLLWPNGFLYAIGYAGLAATIWAAIVPALLARASRKRFGSPKFRVWGGKPMIALILVFGVGNALVHILSSFNLLPVYQ, encoded by the coding sequence ATGGCTACGCTTACGACCACACAAACTTCACCCTCGCTACTTAGCGGCGTGGTGATCATCGGCGGCACAATTATTGGTGCAGGCATGTTCTCTTTGCCGGTGGTGATGTCCGGCGCGTGGTTCTTTTGGTCGTTAGCGGCGCTGGTCTTTACCTGGTTTTGTATGCTGCATTCGGGCCTGATGATCCTTGAAGCGAACCTGAATTACCGTATTGGTTCCAGCTTCGATACCATTACCAAAGATTTACTCGGCAGGGGCTGGAACGTGGTGAACGGCGTTTCCATCGCCTTCGTGCTGTACATTCTGACCTACGCCTATATTTCCGCCAGCGGCTCGATTCTGCATCATACCTTCGCGGAGATGTCTCTGAACGTGCCGGCGCGCGCGGCGGGCTTTGCCTTCGCCCTGCTGGTGGCGTTTGTGGTATGGCTGAGCACAAAAGCGGTCAGCCGGATGACGGCGATTGTACTGGGAGCGAAGGTGATTACGTTCTTCCTCACCTTTGGCAGCCTGCTGGGCCATGTCACGCCGACCACGCTGTTTAACGTTACTGAAAGTCATGCCTCCTATACGCCGTATCTGCTGATGACGCTGCCGTTTTGTCTGGCCTCCTTTGGCTATCATGGCAACGTACCGAGCCTGATGAAATACTACGGCAAGGATCCGCGCACTATCGCCAAATGCCTGATTTACGGTACGCTGCTGGCGCTGGCGCTTTACGCCGTCTGGCTGCTGGGGACGATGGGCAATATCCCGCGTGCGGAATTTATCGGCATTGCGCAGAAGGGCGGCAACATTGATGTCCTGGTGCAGTCGCTGAGCGGCGTGTTGAACAGCCGCAGCCTGGATCTGCTGCTGGTGATTTTTTCCAACTTTGCCGTCGCCAGTTCCTTCCTCGGCGTAACCCTGGGACTGTTTGACTATCTGGCAGATCTGTTTGGCTTTGACGACTCGGCCAGCGGACGCTTTAAAACCGCGCTGCTGACGTTTATCCCGCCGGTGATTGGCGGCCTGCTGTGGCCGAACGGTTTCCTGTACGCCATCGGCTATGCCGGACTGGCGGCAACCATCTGGGCGGCGATCGTCCCGGCGCTGCTGGCGCGCGCCTCGCGTAAACGCTTTGGTAGCCCCAAATTTCGCGTCTGGGGCGGCAAGCCGATGATTGCATTGATTCTGGTGTTTGGCGTCGGCAATGCGCTGGTGCATATTCTGTCGAGCTTTAATTTACTGCCGGTTTACCAGTAA
- a CDS encoding luciferase-like monooxygenase, producing the protein MTDKQIPFSVLDLAPIPQGSSAREAFSHSLALAQLAEKRGYHRYWLAEHHNMTGIASAATSVLIGYLAANTTTLHLGSGGVMLPNHSPLVIAEQFGTLNTLYPGRIDLGLGRAPGSDQPTMRALRRHMSGDIDNFPRDVNELVEWFDARDPHPQVRPVPGYGEKIPVWLLGSSLYSAQLAAQLGLPFAFASHFAPDMLFQALHLYRTNFKPSARLEKPYAMVCINIVTADSNRDAEFLFTSMQQAFVKLRRGETGQLPPPIENMDTFWSPSEQYGVQQALSMSLVGDKAKVRHGLQSILRETDADEIMVNGQIFDHQARLHSFDLAMEVKEELFN; encoded by the coding sequence ATGACTGATAAACAGATCCCTTTTTCGGTGCTGGATCTCGCACCGATCCCGCAAGGCTCCTCAGCCAGAGAAGCCTTCTCGCATTCACTGGCGCTGGCACAGCTGGCGGAAAAGCGTGGCTATCATCGCTACTGGCTGGCGGAACACCACAATATGACCGGGATTGCCAGCGCGGCGACCTCGGTATTGATTGGCTATCTGGCGGCCAATACCACGACATTACACCTTGGCTCCGGCGGCGTGATGCTGCCAAATCACTCGCCGCTGGTGATCGCCGAACAGTTCGGCACGCTGAATACGCTCTATCCGGGACGTATTGATTTAGGACTTGGCCGCGCACCGGGTAGCGATCAACCGACCATGCGCGCCCTGCGCCGCCATATGAGCGGCGATATTGATAACTTCCCGCGCGATGTTAACGAGCTGGTAGAGTGGTTTGATGCCCGCGATCCTCACCCGCAGGTGCGTCCGGTTCCGGGCTACGGCGAGAAAATTCCGGTATGGCTGTTAGGCTCCAGCCTGTACAGCGCCCAGCTTGCTGCCCAGCTCGGCCTGCCCTTCGCCTTTGCCTCGCACTTTGCGCCGGATATGCTGTTCCAGGCTCTGCATCTCTATCGCACCAACTTCAAGCCTTCCGCGCGACTGGAGAAACCGTACGCGATGGTGTGCATTAATATTGTCACCGCCGACAGCAATCGCGACGCCGAATTCCTGTTTACCTCAATGCAGCAGGCGTTCGTTAAACTGCGCCGCGGAGAAACCGGCCAGCTTCCGCCGCCGATTGAGAACATGGACACCTTCTGGTCGCCGTCCGAGCAATACGGCGTGCAGCAGGCGCTGAGTATGTCGCTGGTGGGTGATAAAGCGAAGGTCCGTCACGGTCTGCAATCCATCCTGCGCGAAACCGACGCGGACGAGATTATGGTCAACGGCCAGATTTTCGATCATCAGGCGCGCCTGCATTCGTTCGATCTGGCGATGGAAGTGAAGGAAGAATTATTTAATTAA
- the yrbN gene encoding protein YrbN produces MKIADQFHDELCRLAAINIEALVLHG; encoded by the coding sequence ATGAAAATTGCAGATCAATTTCATGATGAGTTATGTAGACTGGCCGCCATTAATATCGAGGCACTTGTACTACATGGCTGA